The genomic interval ACCATGGACTCAGATGAGCCCAGAATGCAGAGCTCTTGCCTTTGGAACGTTATTATCAGCTGGCATAAAAAGCCCTGTGTAATGCCTCCAAGCAGAAAACACAGCTAATTAGCAACACTGGAACGTTACTTGAGCATTACTATAGAGACCTGGGATTGCCACTGTAGTACATTTAGCCAAGGGAGTTTTGTCCTAGAACCACAGAAATTTGGCCACAGCAACCAAAGGGAAAAGTTTGTAATAGGTCACttgagaggagaaggaaaggagcctaaatgaaaaatatacaccTTCAAACAAGTGAAAATAATCTTAATCATCTCCataggcaggaagagagagagaaagaggaggtaaTGCAGGGCTCCAATGTGGCACTGACCATCACCTATGTCCCATTAGAAAAAATAACTAACATAGAGGTAATAAGATATGCAGATGTTCGCTAAAAAGTTAGCTAGTCCTTTATTATGTGTGTGATGTGGAGAGATGAAGAGGGTGCTCTCACAGCAACACAAGGGGATGAACCAAATGATAATGGAGTTGGGGTGAGGCAAATCACTAGCGGTTTAATCTCTCATAGGTCagcttcttaaaaagaaacatcaacaaaaacagaaaatctccTCCAGTTATATTGTCTGTCTTTACATCAAAAGTATGCAGAGGGTCAGTGATGTGGCCACTGATAAACTATAATTACATAGAGCACTCTGTCACTTACCTATTTCTGTACGACAAAGTAGCTTAAGGCAAGGACATTCACCTGCTCCTGACTCTGCAGTTACCGCTGAGCTCAGCTGGTCAGGTCTCACGCTGATCTCACCTGGCTTTTCTCATGAGGTATCAGTTATCTGGCGGCTTGGGACTGGGGGTTTAAGGTGCCCTCATTCACATGTCAAGGGCCATGGTACCTGTGCGCTGGGCCTCTCTCTCCAACGGGTCTTTTATTATTCAGTAGTCTTGCACAATTTCCTTCCAGGGTAGTAGGAACATTGCAAGACAACAAAGGCAAAAGGTGCAAAGCAAACTATGCCTCAGTTCCGGAATTCATGCAATATCGTCTTTGCCACATCCCATTGGTCAAAGCAAGGCAGGAGACCAGGCCAgatttcagtttgggaaatagACTCTACCGCTTGACAAGAGAAGGTGTAAAATATTGTAACCATGTTCTTCAATTAACTAGAGGCTCCCTATCTACTCATTGTGAGTTGTGTTGATTGGCTAAGTCTCAGTTAATCTTAATATAAGGAACTGGTATGTGTCCTATAGAGTTTCATGGTGCTTTTGCTTCAAATAATACTAACTCAAAGTAATTAACTCAGCAGCTTTCTCCCATTCCtgtatttgttttcaatttaacTGGTTTAGAATCATTAATTACAATGTCTTAATGAGTTTATATCCTGATACTATATATGAGACTAGGTTAAGCCACATGGCTTTCTAGAGTTTCCTGTGTACAGGACAGACCAGCCTCCTAATGGTCGAAGAATATTCAAGAACACTGAGGCAGAGACACAGCCATTTTACTTGATTGGAAAGGAGCCTAGAGTGTCTGTGGGATAGAAATTTCTCGCCATCAACATGTAAGAACTGGATGATGAGTTTGAGTTGTCCTAAAGAGGGCAATTGAATGCATCTGAGAGAAAGTCATTATGAAAGCAAAAAATATCTGGTAAAGTAGGCAAGACTAAGCAAGCAAGTCCTGTTGTTAGAGCAGGCAGTAATCCCAGGCACAGAGCTAGCGTATACATGACCAGCCTTCCAACACAGCCTCTCCACCATGTCCCTGTGCTCTCTGGGTATGATAGGGCtgtgaaacaaagaaaagacctGTGATACTAGAGCCCAGATCTCTTCTGTGGGAATTCCTTCACAGAAGAGGCTCTGAGGAACAGCATAAAGTAAGGCAAGACCAACAGTCCAGGGCAGTCCTCCAGAGGTTCAGACAACAGCTTGTGGGCAACTGGCCATCAGCCTTTTGGGAGGGGTGGGCAATGACCTAAGCAAAGAACTGTATGCCACATTGGCCTCTGTCCCTGAAGCAGAGAATGGTTACGGCCTGTCCAACAGAATGCAGTCTGTGCTTGTAGGAGAATCTTCCCACCAAGTACTCTTGAGAGAACAGTTAGCGGGGAGAACCCAGGAAGAGATTTAATTTCTGCTTCAGAAGCAGGTCAAAGAAATGAGACTTGGAATGTTGTGGTAAATATGACACATTCATACTCAGCAGGGCCTGCACCTGGTGTTTCAACtatctcattttcacttttttaacttGATTGTGTGCCTGCTTATTGAAGAGCATGTGTAGACATAAAATGTTGGATGCctagataaatattttacttaaaccAAACATCGTCTTTTTACCAAGCAAAAGATATTCAAGCGTAGGTTTATGAAATTAATGAACCTCTTTCCCTTCACCTAGAGATAGTCTctacaataaatggtgttgggaaaagtggatACCCATGCGcaagagaatgaaattggacccttagcTTACACCATTTACAAAACCAACTCAAAGTGAATTAAGgactttaaacatttaaacatgagacctgaaatTGTTAAACTCCTGGAAAAAACATAGGGAAAATCTCCTTGACATTGTTctgagagatgattttttttatttgacaccaAACGCACAGCcacaaaatcaaaagtaaaaaagtaGGACTGAATCAAACTCAGAAACTCtccacagcaagggaaacaatcAATACAGTAAAAAGGTACCCTACAGAAtgacagaaatatttacaaatgatatatctgataaagggttaatatccagaatatgcaAATAACTCATACAACTGcatggcaaaataataataatctgattaaaatgagcaaagggccttagcagatatttctccaaaaacattaaaatggccaacaggtatatgaaaagatgctcaaaatcactaaccatccaggaaatgcaaattaaaaccacaacaagatattATCGCACACCTACTAGGACAACTATCACCAAAAAGTCAAAAGATAActagtgttggcaagaatgtggaaagagaaggagcccTTGGACACTGTTGGTAGGAAGATATACAGTATAATCCCcaggaaaatagtatggagatccctcaaaaaattaaaaatagaactaccatatgatctagcaaatCCCACtcctggatatatatccaaatgaaataaaaatcactatctcaaaaagatatcCACAATCCCATGTCCACTATAACACAGAAAGACAAGTGTTCCATGATCTCCCTTATAtacagaatctaaaaaaataagtaagagtaCCAGAGAATAGAATGGTTGTTACTAGGGGCTGGGAGGTGTGGTGAAAGGGAGATATTTGTTAGAGTATAAGCTTTCAGTTGTTAAATGAATAAGTTCCTTAGACATAATGTACACCATGgtaactattattaataataatgtatatttgaaatttcctAAGAGTAGATTTCAGATGTTCTCACATAAAAAGGAGTGGAGGAGGCattaactatgtgaggtgatggatatgttaattactGATTGGgaggtaatcatttcacaatgtatacatagaTCAAACCATCACATTGTACAACTTAATGTGTACGATTTTTATTTGTCATCATAGCTTaataaagatgggaaaaaataaataaaaataaatccctgtCCACTAACTGTTAAAATACAGACACGTTTTATTTGATACTTACTAATGTGATGCAGAAACCACCTCAAAATAACCTCATACTAGTTAACTAAGAAAAGAAGCTTTGTGTATACCAGAAAAAGCTGTGCTTGAAGtttagtgttcattttttttttctttatgttcttgTTCAAGTACTTTGGAGGAGCCTAATGGTATTGAATTAGTAAGCAGTTTATCATTTGTTAAGTCATTTCCAGCCTTTAATAgaacagttttattaaaattgcCTCATCCTCTGCCTGGACTACTGCAAAATGCCTGGTTCTAGAAGAATGAAGTAACCCCAGGAGGTGTGTACTCAGGCTTCAGTTTTTTCCTCAGATAATATGACTCTGTTGTGGACTATCTCCAAGGAGTAGAGGATGCAGTGCCCTCCCCTCATGCATAATTTTGTATGAGTAAAAGGGacttataaagttattttttatataaattacctCTGAATCTCAGTCCCTTTGAATAGTAAATAGATCGATATTTTTGAATGATAGAtttaaaagacaggaaacaataacatattttattgaatcaatgcatgttttatatttattttgtgttattaagtagagagagaaaaatatgttcAGATTTTAGAAGGACAGGTAAGAGACACCCACCAACTTGGTTGGGTGGTGATTAAGAGCAGGGATCCTGGAGTAGAAGTTGTATGGTTTTGCAACCAAACTCTACCACTTACCACCCCTTTGTCCCTGGGCAAGTTAGTgtatctttctgtgcctcagttaaatcatctataaaataagaatgataataTTACCTACCTCGTTGCTGTGagcattaaatgaattaatgtatgtTAACAACTTTAAAGGAGTACCTGCCacataaatgctcaataaatgttggtgacAGTGGAGGTGGTGATAGTTGGACAAAATGATGAATGGGCTTTAAAAAGCCGGTAAGAATCCTTTTGGAGGACAGAGGAGCTATGACAATTTCAACTAAGTTTATAAATGACACAGTTAAGAGCAACCAAAATGATGATAAATCTGTACTGAATTTTATTTGGAGTGATTGCACATCTAAGTTTCCATTTATCAAacagaaagtcaaagaaacacataatatttttaagtactctttgAGGtcatgaggagaaaaagaagtataaaCAAAACTTATCAAGAGGGGAAAAGGAACAATTTCATACATATAACAATTATCAACCAAAGGCTAATTGTGCCAAAAAGAAATATCTCTTACTTGGTTAAGCTAAGGTCTTAACATGTAATTAtcctaataaatatattttttacaaataagtCCAAAATAacgtcagaaaaaaaaaatgaagatagaagaatgaaataactTCCTGAATAAagtctgaaactaatgtaacactgtatgttaactaactggaattaaaataaaaactatttttaaaagaattggtaaactgaaaataaaagaagtctgAAACCTGTCGGTGGTTTAAGAAGAtagattcaggggcacctgggtggctcagtgattaagcatctgccattggctcaggacatgatcccagggtcctggaatctagccccatggcagactccctgctcagtggggagcctgcttctctgccgctccccactgctcatgctcactctctttctctttcttggttaaACAAGTAacgtctttaaaaacaaagatagatTCATCACAAAGATCTACCAAAAACTGCTAACTAACAGGAATATGAGTATATATGTGCTATTTTAAAAGAGTCTTTAAAATAAGTAggcattaggggtgcctgggtggctcagtgggttaagcctctctgccttcagctcaggtcatgatctcagggtcctgggatggagcccgcatcggctctctgctcggcagggggcatgcttcctcctctctctgtgcctgcctctctgcctacctgtgatctctgtctgtcaaataaataaacacaatcttttaaaaatttttaaaaataaataaataaataaaaataaaataagtaggcattaatataatttatcatagTTATTAATTTCTAAATCAACACTTTAGTTCATTTAAAGATCAGAAAGATTTGTCTCTAGCCTATATTATCTTTGGGTCCCAAAAGTTCTAAAGTGCCTGAGCTGTTCAGTCTTAGAAACCATGACCCCCTAACAGAAACAGATAAAGGAATGCAGTAATAGTCACTCATGAGATTCTTGAAGCTTACATAAGATTGCTTCCAATCCTTGGTACCAATAAGAAAAGTTATGGTAAACACCCTTTAGAGTGTTCATTAGAGTAAAAAAGCAATACAGAGGGGGGAATACTgtttaattgttaatttttagtAATTGATATAAATAAAAGCCATGAGTGAGACCATGGGTGAGTGATGAGGTAATCATACAGTTGTAAAATAATGAGAAACTTCTTGTTAGCCTGCAAATAAAGAACTTGGAAACAACAAATAATCATACAAAACTGATACCAATGAAGAGAGTCATGATGTCAGTTGTACTACTTCTGCTATCATCAAGGTCAAAAATATCAGGCCAGAGGAATTGTTTATTAATGAAAAGCTCAAGAATCCAAATTAATAAGTgagcctggattttttttttaaatctaaattaaagagaaaagagttCACTATGTGAGGTGTTAGATGTGTTAATTATCTTGATCTTGGTAATAACTTCacagtgtatgtatatatcaaattaccacattgtacactttaaatgtatacaattatatttgacaattattcctcaataaatttgggggagaaagTGTGGAGATCTGATTTTCACCTTGAATCTATCATTTAACATCTCTGTGTCTattatatccataaaataaataagttggaaCAAATGATCTCAAATTCCAGTTCTAAGATTCCACAATTCCACTATGTAATGAACAGTTTTCTAGGTAACCAAAGAAATGGGTtagtaggaaacaaactgataccttagaggaaaaagaaaagtaaaaccaatTGGCATTATGGCAGTTTGATAGTTTAAGTAAAGGATGTTAGCCAGTTCAAAGCAGGGAAAGTATAACAGTGAAAAAGAATAACGTGCTAAATTTCCAGCACGAAATTATTGAACACGTCCTCTGTTTGGCACCTTTTGAGGGGAAAGACAATTGGAAATAGTGGATTAAGGTGGTGATAACTTTGGTTTGACATATTTTCCTTAGTAATTACAGAGGGATGAACAGGAAGCATTTCTTAATTACCCCCCCcaaatcaagataaaaaatacTCACTACACTGAGTTTTCATTTCACTGATtgcaatattaaataaaataatgtacataaaaCATCCACCGCAGGGTCTGAAACACAGAAGTCCCAAAATTAGCTCCGTTTATCATTTGTTAGGGTACTAGAAATACAGGGTAACATGGTAAATGCCTAAATGTAACCTAGTACATGAAATTAATAGAGACGTAAAACttcaatcactttattttttctcttgtttttgagtgtagagctaatttttttaagtatttactaCATCTTCCTGTAACTTACAAGCTGGTAACAAAGTCTCTTCATTGCTGCCTTCATCTCCTTGTTCCTGAATGTGTAGATGACCGGATTCAGAAAAGGGGTGAGAACTGCATCAAAGATAGCAAGAAATTTATCCAAGTGTGATGAGGGGAAGGGCCAGGTGTAGAAGAAGATTAATGGTCCAAAGAATAAAACCACCACAGTGACATGAGCTGACAAAGTAGAGAGGGCCTTGGATAACCCACCTGAAGAGTGTTTCCAAACTGTGGCCAGAATGATGATGTAAGAAATAATCAGTATAAAGAAGGAACCCACAGAGATGAGTCCACTATTGGCTGTGACCATGAACTCCAGTCTATTGGTCTCCGTGCAAGCAAGTTTAATGAGTTGAGGAAGGTCACAATAAAAGCTGTCCAGTACATTAGGACCACAGAAGGGCAAGTCTACAACAAACGCCAATTGGGCCACTGAGTGGATAAGGCCAAGGACCCAGGCTGCAGCCAGAAtcaaaatgcacattcttgggcTCATGATGGTCAGGTAGTGGAGAGGCTTACAAATGGCAACATATCTGTCAAAGGCCATGGCAATGAGCAGCACCATTTCTGTGCCCCCAATAGCATGAATAAAGAAGATCTGAGATATACAACCTCCAAAAGAGATGGCTTTGCGTTTTCTGAAAAGGTCATAAATCATTTTGGGAGCTGCAATAGAGCAAACTCCCACATCAAGAAAGGAGAGGTTGGCCAGCAGGAAGTACATAGGAGAGTGCAAGGTATGGTCAGTGCTCACAGAGAACACAATGAGGAGATTTCCCAGTAGGCTTGCCATAtagaacacagaggaaaagagaaataggagAAGCTGGACCTCCCATGAATTGGAGAGTCCCAGGAACACAAACTCAGATACCACAGACTCGTTGGCTCCATCCATTAGCTCTGCAAGCAGAGGTGACACAAATTTTACCTGCaagaaagagtaaagagaaaatcAACTTCATGGGAGTCACTGATTGCAAGAGTTTCAgatcataaagaaaaaacattaccTTACTTCACAAAGTCCAAACACATCTAATATAACGCCTACACTGTAATTGCAGAAAATGGGCAGTAACTCATTGCTAAAAAGTGCTATTTCTAACTCCCTAATCTCCTTAAAATTCCCTCAGTTTTGATAAAAGAAGATTAAGCAAAATCTGCTAAGTCAAAAGAGTTGTAAGAGGCAGATCAGAAATGCCCTGGAATAACAtgagagaacaaagaagaaatggaaatgagttcattgattttttcccTCAGAGTTTGTTACTCCTACTCATGGAGTTCCTGAAAACTAAGGCAATTTATGATGATCTTTGTTTTCCTTACCCCTTTGATTGCCTTCTACATGCAATGCTCTCAGTCTCATTAATGTTCTCTTGTGTTTAGCCccatgtttttgcattttatcaaATCATATTCACCTTTTCCTCctc from Mustela erminea isolate mMusErm1 chromosome 5, mMusErm1.Pri, whole genome shotgun sequence carries:
- the LOC116589975 gene encoding olfactory receptor 4F3/4F16/4F29-like, whose product is MDGANESVVSEFVFLGLSNSWEVQLLLFLFSSVFYMASLLGNLLIVFSVSTDHTLHSPMYFLLANLSFLDVGVCSIAAPKMIYDLFRKRKAISFGGCISQIFFIHAIGGTEMVLLIAMAFDRYVAICKPLHYLTIMSPRMCILILAAAWVLGLIHSVAQLAFVVDLPFCGPNVLDSFYCDLPQLIKLACTETNRLEFMVTANSGLISVGSFFILIISYIIILATVWKHSSGGLSKALSTLSAHVTVVVLFFGPLIFFYTWPFPSSHLDKFLAIFDAVLTPFLNPVIYTFRNKEMKAAMKRLCYQLVSYRKM